A window from Zingiber officinale cultivar Zhangliang chromosome 7A, Zo_v1.1, whole genome shotgun sequence encodes these proteins:
- the LOC122002367 gene encoding elongation factor Tu, chloroplastic-like — MASISTTIVGAQKALLPATSSSASKPKFHSLTGFLASSSSFSASSLSCAAASRLSIRRRASRLVVRAARGKYERTKPHVNIGTIGHVDHGKTTLTAALTMALAAVGGSAPKKYDEIDAAPEERARGITINTATVEYETDSRHYAHVDCPGHADYVKNMITGAAQMDGAILVVSGADGPMPQTKEHILLAKQVGVPNMVVFLNKQDQVDDEELLQLVELEVRELLSSYEFPGDEIPIISGSALLALEALMANPNIKRGENKWVDKIFELMDAVDSYIPIPQRQIDLPFLLAIEDVFSITGRGTVATGRIERGTVKVGDTVEIVGLRETRTTTVTGVEMFQKILDDAMAGDNVGLLLRGIQKADIQRGMVLAKPGTITPHTKFSSIVYILKKEEGGRHSPFFSGYRPQFYMRTTDVTGKVTTIKNDKDEEAKMVMPGDRVQMEVELIVPVACEQGMRFAIREGGKTVGAGVIQSIIQ; from the coding sequence ATGGCTTCCATCTCCACCACCATTGTTGGCGCCCAAAAAGCCCTCCTACCGGctacctcctcctccgcctccaAGCCCAAGTTTCACTCGCTCACCGGGTTCctcgcctcttcttcctccttctccgccTCCAGCCTCAGCTGCGCCGCCGCCTCCCGCCTCAGCATCCGCCGCCGGGCCAGCCGTCTCGTCGTCCGTGCCGCTCGCGGTAAGTACGAGCGCACCAAGCCCCATGTCAACATCGGCACCATCGGCCACGTCGACCACGGCAAGACCACCCTCACAGCCGCCCTCACCATGGCCCTCGCCGCCGTCGGAGGTTCCGCCCCCAAAAAGTATGACGAGATCGACGCCGCGCCCGAGGAGCGCGCTCGCGGTATTACCATTAACACCGCTACCGTCGAGTACGAGACCGACTCCCGCCACTACGCCCACGTCGATTGCCCTGGCCACGCTGATTACGTCAAGAACATGATCACCGGGGCCGCACAGATGGACGGCGCCATCCTTGTTGTCTCCGGCGCCGACGGTCCCATGCCCCAGACCAAGGAGCACATCCTCCTGGCTAAGCAGGTCGGCGTGCCCAATATGGTGGTCTTTCTCAACAAACAGGACCAGGTGGACGACGAGGAGCTACTCCAGCTCGTCGAGCTCGAGGTTCGCGAGCTGCTCTCCTCCTATGAGTTCCCAGGGGATGAAATTCCCATCATCTCCGGCTCCGCACTCCTCGCCCTAGAGGCCCTCATGGCCAACCCCAATATCAAGCGCGGGGAGAACAAATGGGTCGACAAGATCTTTGAACTCATGGACGCGGTGGACAGCTACATCCCCATTCCGCAGCGACAGATCGACCTCCCTTTCCTTCTCGCCATAGAAGATGTATTCTCCATCACTGGACGTGGGACTGTCGCCACCGGCCGAATCGAGCGTGGCACGGTAAAGGTCGGTGACACTGTCGAGATCGTCGGCCTTCGGGAGACGCGGACCACCACTGTCACAGGCGTCGAGATGTTCCAAAAGATTCTTGACGACGCGATGGCCGGAGACAATGTCGGGTTGCTTCTCCGTGGTATCCAGAAGGCGGACATCCAGCGAGGGATGGTGCTTGCCAAGCCTGGCACCATCACTCCCCACACTAAATTTTCCTCCATcgtctacatcctcaagaaagaAGAGGGTGGGAGGCACTCTCCCTTCTTTTCAGGGTACAGACCGCAGTTCTACATGAGGACCACCGACGTCACAGGCAAGGTCACAACCATCAAGAACGACAAGGATGAGGAGGCAAAGATGGTGATGCCCGGAGACCGCGTCCAGATGGAGGTTGAACTCATCGTGCCCGTGGCATGCGAGCAGGGAATGCGGTTCGCTATAAGGGAGGGCGGAAAGACTGTAGGCGCCGGCGTCATCCAGTCAATCATTCAGTAA
- the LOC122000457 gene encoding SUPPRESSOR OF GAMMA RESPONSE 1-like, whose product MARAWLVTGRGIARKIKSCSGGGGGGDFDCLNRECPNCKQLIDNNDVATSDWPGFPAGVKFDPSDVELLEHLAARIGLGNSKPHVLIDEFIPTLEDDAGICYTHPQNLPGAEKDGSGSAHFFHRISSAYAKGPRKRRRISRCGSSEEPAVRWHKTGRTKLVLDINGVQKGWKKIMVLHESSKGVAKPDRAKWVMHQYHIGAGEDESEGQLVVSKVFYQRIQSRNPSTSSPRPLRRPEIGIESVSQAEYAFDSEVNGTNARGFADLDEILVDTPPDFQLSDLQFGSQESAMSWLEQY is encoded by the exons ATGGCAAG GGCGTGGCTTGTCACTGGCAGGGGGattgcaaggaaaataaaaagctgcagcggcggcggcggcggcggcgacttcGATTGCCTCAACAGGGAGTGCCCTAATTGCAAGCAGCTTATTGACAACAACGAT GTTGCGACGTCGGATTGGCCTGGTTTTCCTGCCGGCGTTAAGTTCGACCCTTCGGACGTCGAGCTGTTGGAGCATTTAGCGGCGAGGATTGGGCTCGGCAACTCAAAGCCACACGTCCTCATCGACGAGTTCATTCCGACGCTGGAGGACGACGCGGGAATCTGCTACACTCATCCCCAGAATCTCCCCG GGGCCGAGAAAGATGGAAGCGGCAGTGCCCATTTCTTCCACAGGATATCCAGCGCATACGCGAAAGGCCCGCGCAAGAGGCGGAGGATAAGCCGATGCGGCTCGTCGGAGGAACCGGCCGTGAGGTGGCACAAGACAGGTCGGACCAAGCTCGTGCTCGATATTAATGGCGTCCAGAAAGGCTGGAAGAAGATTATGGTTCTCCACGAGAGCTCCAAGGGAGTCGCCAAACCTGACAGAGCTAAGTGGGTCATGCATCAGTACCACATCGGCGCCggggaagacgaatcggaaggtcAGCTCGTGGTTTCAAAAGTTTTCTACCAACGAATACAATCGAGAAACCCAAGCACAAGTAGCCCACGGCCATTGCGGCGTCCCGAGATCGGAATTGAGTCAGTCTCCCAAGCTGAATACGCCTTCGACTCCGAAGTCAACGGTACTAACGCTCGTGGATTCGCTGACCTCGACGAGATACTGGTCGACACGCCGCCGGATTTTCAACTCTCT GACTTGCAATTTGGTTCCCAAGAAAGCGCGATGAGTTGGCTGGAGCAGTACTAG
- the LOC121999692 gene encoding uncharacterized protein LOC121999692, translating into MIAWRAQYTRGDHGYPTIVLETVASVDLWIWHAFFGVVGSRNDINVLNESPIFNEVLKGNAPEVNFIVNGTQYTKGLTDGIYPECATFVKSFSCPKDLKRMKFKERQEAAKKDVERAFGVFQARWAIIRGPGRHWFMDKCKEIMYTCIILHNMIVEDEGHAISIWDREEQDTITANHGSTSEFAEDIRRNSDLRDTQRAIFVGHCHNHNHDSTITTFFSGHHDITFIAIPIDSFVIAALPATSDIDSVLSSRFERNHHRRNTNTDD; encoded by the exons ATGATTGCGTGGAGGGCACAGTACACACGAGGCGATCATGGCTATCCAACAATTGTGCTTGAGACAGTCGCATCTGTCGATTTGTGGATATGGCATGCATTTTTTGGAGTTGTTGGATCTCGCAATGACATCAATGTACTTAATGAATCACCTATTTTTAATGAAGTCTTGAAAGGAAATGCACCGGAAGTTAATTTTATTGTGAACGGTACACAATATACAAAAGGGCTAACAGATGGTATATATCCAGAATGTGCCACTTTCGTCAAGAGTTTTTCCTGCCCTAAGGAtctgaaaagaatgaaatttaaggAAAGACAAGAGGCTGCAAAAAAAGATGTCGAGCGGGCATTTGGGGTATTCCAAGCTCGTTGGGCAATTATAAGAGGTCCAGGGCGACATTGGTTTATGGACAAATGCAAAGAAATCATGTATACGTGCATTATTTTACACAACATGATTGTGGAGGACGAAGGTCATGCAATATCGATTTGGGATCGCGAAGAACAAGATACAATCACAGCGAATCATGGCTCAACCAGTGAATTTGCTGAAGACATTCGAAGAAATTCTGATTTACGTGATACTCAG CGTGCTATATTTGTGGGACATTGCCACAACCACAACCATGACTCTACCATCACTACCTTCTTCTCTGGCCACCACGACATCACATTTATTGCTATCCCCATTGATAGTTTTGTTATCGCTGCTCTTCCTGCCACAAGTGACATTGACTCCGTTCTATCATCACGATTCGAGCGCAACCATCATCGCCGGAACACCAATACCGACGATTAG
- the LOC122002368 gene encoding GDSL esterase/lipase ACHE-like: protein MAAPSLLPLLLALTSLSLPTIFSSSSSSSSPCSFPAIFNFGDSNSDTGGMSAAFSTVSAPNGETFFGAPAGRYCDGRLVIDFIAQALGLPFISAYLDSMGTNFSHGANFATAGSTILRQNTTFFQTGYSPFSLDVQFHQFEQFKTRSLLAHTKGAIFKDLLPPEKYFSQALYTFDIGQNDLTSGYVSNLTTEQVKETIPVILGKFTDAVKNVYQLGGRYFWIHNTGPFGCLPYVLAGYPLRAPEVDSIGCGAPFNEVAQRFNAKLNKTVMRLRKSFPSAVFTYVDVYTVKYSLISQAERLGFEQPFVACCGHGGKYNFDVRYSCGATKKVHTTKVIISNTCEDPSKRICWDGYHYSEAANKWVFDHIVDGAFSDPPNPVTMACRRQ, encoded by the exons ATGGCTGCCCCTTCCCTTCTTCCGCTGCTTCTAGCTCTCACCTCACTCTCTCTTCCAACaatcttctcctcctcttcctcctcgtcGTCTCCGTGCTCTTTCCCGGCCATTTTCAACTTCGGGGACTCGAACTCCGACACAGGCGGCATGTCGGCGGCCTTCTCCACCGTCTCTGCGCCCAACGGGGAGACCTTCTTCGGAGCGCCGGCTGGGAGATACTGCGACGGTCGCCTCGTCATCGATTTCATCG CTCAGGCACTTGGACTTCCTTTTATCAGCGCATACCTTGATTCAATGGGAACAAATTTCTCCCATGGTGCTAATTTTGCTACGGCCGGATCAACCATCCTAAGACAAAACACAACTTTCTTCCAAACTGGTTACAGCCCCTTCTCTTTGGATGTGCAGTTCCACCAGTTTGAGCAGTTCAAAACTAGATCCCTGCTAGCTCACACCAAAG GAGCCATCTTCAAAGATTTGTTACCTCCAGAAAAATACTTCTCGCAGGCTTTGTATACCTTCGATATTGGCCAAAATGACCTCACTTCAGGCTATGTCAGCAACCTGACAACTGAGCAAGTTAAAGAAACCATCCCTGTCATCCTCGGCAAATTTACTGATGCTGTCAAG AATGTTTATCAACTTGGCGGGCGATACTTTTGGATCCATAATACAGGACCATTTGGCTGCCTGCCTTATGTTCTAGCTGGATACCCTCTTAGAGCTCCTGAGGTTGACTCTATTGGTTGTGGAGCTCCATTCAATGAAGTGGCTCAACGATTCAATGCTAAACTTAACAAAACTGTAATGCGACTCAGAAAGTCATTTCCTAGTGCCGTGTTCACCTACGTTGATGTCTACACCGTCAAGTACTCGCTCATAAGCCAAGCGGAAAGGCTCG GGTTTGAACAACCATTTGTGGCTTGCTGTGGGCATGGAGGGAAGTACAACTTCGACGTGCGGTACAGTTGCGGAGCTACCAAGAAAGTCCACACCACCAAGGTTATCATCTCAAACACATGCGAGGATCCTTCAAAGAGGATATGTTGGGATGGATATCACTACTCGGAGGCAGCTAACAAATGGGTGTTTGATCATATTGTGGATGGCGCCTTTTCGGACCCGCCAAATCCAGTAACAATGGCTTGCAGAAGGCAGTAG